The sequence below is a genomic window from Chaetodon auriga isolate fChaAug3 chromosome 8, fChaAug3.hap1, whole genome shotgun sequence.
AAAGGTTGGCAGGAGGCCAGCTCAGCCTCCTTTAATTATCCTCAGTCGGACAATGAGTCTCAATGGAAGGATTTATTAACAGTTGTGATAATCAGTTCATTGTTTGCCATTTATCAAGTAAAACTGGCTAAATATTAGTATTGAGTTAAAGTATTGTAGCGTTGTGATCTTTACCTCTGATCTCACACCATCACACATTTGCCACAACGCGACCATGTTATGTACCAGCCAGCTCTGAAAAATGCCCTGTTTTGCAGACATCCAGGTGAGGGAGCTGAACAAGCGTGCCTCAGGTCAATCATTTGAGCTCATCCTGAGCCCCTCAAAATCAGACTCCAAGGGCAACTTGCTGTTGTCCCCTCTGAAAAAGCAAACATCACAGGATGAGTTTCAGAAGAAAATGGAAGCTGCAGAAGAGAGACGCAAGGTATTGTCAGAAATAACAAAATTGCCAACAGAAGTGATCAGTTTTATTGCTTCAGTTAGGCTAGCACATGAGTTTAGGATTCAGATTCTGTTAACTTACTGCAAAAGTTCTTTCCTAACATTTTGCCAGAGCCAGGGGGCTGAAGTGCTGAAACGCTTTGCTGAGAGGCGGGAGCACGAGAAGGAGGTCATCCAGAGGGCCGTAGAGGAGAACTGCAACTTTATCAAGATGACACAAGAGAAATTTAATCAGAAGATGGAGGTGAACAAAGAGAACCGCACTGCAAGGATGGCAGCTCTCAttgagaaacagagggagaaggtAAGATCCTAATGACATGTCAGTCCATCTTCATGTGATGACATAACGAAAACTACACTTTTgtgattcttctgtttttttaaaacttcCAGGACAAGAAGATCGAAAACGTGAGGAGGAACAaggaggcaaagaaagaaaaggagatttAATTTGTTTATGGTCTGGAAACAGTCTTCACATCTCCAAAGATAAGCTGTACTTTTTTAGCTGATGCTTCCATGATATTGTTTGCTGTGTTAGTTCTTGTGCTGTTGAATAAAAGGCTTGTTACGTCGGGTGTCGATACAGTCTGATTAAGTCTTATGCTGGCAGCTGATTACGCTGTAGTTTTTGTAGTGAGAGCTATATTTTTCCATTAAGAGATTTTCTGTTGTAATGGTGTGAATTGGTATTTGGACTTCATGTTGATCTGTTCATCATATAATAGTGTGTGATGCTGTTGTAAGATGGAATATACTGTACGAAATCAACCATTAAAGTCTGTATTCACAAT
It includes:
- the stmn1b gene encoding stathmin 1b — translated: MSAEMASCEDIQVRELNKRASGQSFELILSPSKSDSKGNLLLSPLKKQTSQDEFQKKMEAAEERRKSQGAEVLKRFAERREHEKEVIQRAVEENCNFIKMTQEKFNQKMEVNKENRTARMAALIEKQREKDKKIENVRRNKEAKKEKEI